From the Planctomycetota bacterium genome, the window GAGCAACTGGTCTTTAACCGCTTCTATCTTGGATTCATCCACCGAGCCGGTCAAATCCCACTTAACGCCTTTTTCAAACTGTTCCTTGAGTTTTCCGGCTGTGGCGTAGAATTTCCCCAGCGCCTTGCCGAGCGTTTCCGTGGAATGATACGCAATCGGGATGCCGGTGACATTCATCAAAAGGAAAGGTCCCATGCCGATTTTAAAGGCGCGCTTAGCGGCTTCCTCGATGGTTGGGATATTGGCAACGCCTTCTTCATAAACACGGACGGCTTCATTAAGCCACGGGACGAAGAAACGGTTTACGGCAAAGCCGGGAGAATCCTTTACGGTGATGGCGGATTTACCGGTAATATTTGAAAATGCCTCGGCAATTTCCACGGTTCCCTGCGCGGTAGCCGGACCGGGAATGATTTCCAAAAGCCTGTTCTTAGCCGGGTGATAGAAATAATGAAGCCCCACAAACCTATCAGGGCGCTTGGTCGCTGTGGCCAAATCCGCTATTTTGTAAGAAGATGTATTGGAAGCAAGTATTGTTTCTTTGGCGCATATTTTATCGAGGGTCTGAAACAAATCTTTCTTTACTTTTTCATCCTCGAATACGGCTTCGATTATGATATCGGCGTCTTTCAATTCGTTGATATCGGTCGTGCCTTTGATATTGGATAAGATTTTCCGGACCTTTTCGGTGCTGAACAATTTCCTCTGAATGCCTTCGTCAAGAAGTGTTTTGATATTACCCAAGCCTTTATCCACGAACTCCTGCTTGACATCGACCATGACAACGGGAATATTTTCCTGGGCGATTTTCTGGACGATACCGGAGCCCATGGTGCCCGCGCCGACCACTCCGATTTTCTTGAATTGAGCCATGATTCCCTCCTCTTTTATAGTTACAAGTTACAGGTTAAAAGTTACAAGTTAGAAACGTTACCTATACCTGTATTTTTCTCCCCTGATTGATGTCTTGCTGAGATAATTTATCAGGCTTTTTATCATTCCTGAAATTTCTGCACCCTTCTTCAGGACTGATTCAAACTCTTCCTTACCAATATATTTGCGGCGATAAGCAATATGCAATTGGGTCCTAACTTCACCGGCTGAACCCTTGGCGATAAATAAGAATTGGATAAATTCGGTATTAGAACCTCTCTCAAATCCTTCTGATATATTTGATGGAACAGAAATAACAGCCCGCCTTATTTGTTCTTTCAAAGCATAATCTTTAGCAAATGGAATTTTATCTGATAAATCATATATCAAATCCACAAAATCCATTGCCTTTTTCCAGACTTCTAAATCCTCAAACTGCTTAACTGTTCCCATATTTCTTCCCCTAACTTGTAACCTCTAACTTGTAACCTGTAACTTTAATCTTTAAACGCTTCCACGATTACGGACATTCCCTGCCCTCCGCCGATACAGGCAGAAGCCATTCCGTAACGCTTGCCCAAACGGCGCAGTTTATAAAGGAGCGTCATGGTAAGCCGTGCTCCGGTCGCTCCGTAAGGATGCCCGTAAGCAATCGCGCCGCCGTCAACATTGGTTTTATTCCGGTCCAAACCCAATTCCTTTTCCACGGCAATATACTGCGCGGCAAAGGCTTCGTTTATTTCAACCAAGTCAATATCGCTCAATTTAAGCCCGGCAACATCGAGTGCCATTCTGCATGACGGAACAGGTCCTATTCCCATAATATTAGGTTCAACTCCTGAAGCGGATGAAGCCACCAACCTGCCGAGCGGTTTCAGTTTAAGCGCCTCCGCCTTTTTCGCACTGCTTAAGACTACCGCGGCCGCGCCGTCAACAATACCGCATGAATTAGCCGCGGTCTGGACGCCGTCTTTATGGTAAACCGGCGGAAGCTTGCATATTTTATCCAGTGTAGTCTCCGGCTTGGGGTGCTCATCGGTATTTAAAGATTCCATTCCCCTGGGTAATTTGATTTTCCTCGGCTTAAGGTTATGCGCTTCCAAAGAGCAATTTGTCACCGGAGTGATTTCATCATTCAAAAACCCATTCTTTATGGCAATCCCGGCGCGCTGTTGGGAAAGTATTGCAAACTCATCCGATTCCTGCTTGGTTATTTTATATTTCTTGGCAAGGTTTTCCGCGGTCAGACCCATCGGGCAATCGCAGGAAGTATCCAGAAACGCCTCCCAGAGATAGTCCACAAAATTAGGCCGTCCTAAGGGGAATCCCAAACGCCCGCCGAATGCGGCGACCGGCACCTGGGTAAGGTTTTCTGAACCGCCCGCCAGGGCGAAATCAGCTTTATTCATATATATATGCTCGGCCGCCTGGGCAATCGCTTCGAAGCTGGTGCTGCATATACGCTGGACTAGATGGCACGGAGTGGCAATCGGGCAACCGCTATAAAGACCGACATGGCGCGGGAAAAAGAATGCATCGCCGCTTGAGGCGGCGACATTGCCGAATACAACCGATTCTATTTGTTCTGGTTTTAGTCCAGACTGAGCAATAGCCGCGCGAGAGGCAATTACCGCCAGCTCAATCGCGCCGACATTGGAAAGGCTCCCCATAAACTTGCCGAAAGGCGTCCGCTTGGCGCCGAGGAATACGATACCGTCATAACGCGCGCCGTAACCATTTACTTTGTCTTTCATTCCGAGGACTTTTGGGTCAACCACATATTTCTTATCCATATCTTGTCTCCTTATTCAATTAGAGCATTATATTAAAATCATCAGCACCAGTTGTGTCAAGGTAAACCCTATGTTTTATCTTATAATAACGATGCTGATTCAACAACCGAGTAACCCGGACCGTCAGTGTTAAGCTGACTTTGGAATAAAATTATTTCCTTGACAAACTGCTTACCTGCGGAAAACTCAGCTCTTTTGCTCAGCAACCGAGTTAACATCTCATTATTATTAGGAGATTTCACCCTGCCAAGCGTTATATGCGCTGAAAAAGGCTTATCGTTCGGTGCGAATTTATTCTCAAGCAGACTTTTTTCTATATCCTGATAAATCCTAACAAGCTTATTTTCTCCAGCGGCTTCATGACAACCCACCCAGAGAATGCGGGGATTATTAATAGAAGGGAAGGCACCGATTCCTTTGAGATCCATCTCAAATCGTTTGTAACCGGAAGCAACCTTTTTAATAATGCTTGAAACAACCGCGGATTGTTCGGAACTCACTTCTCCGAGAAATCTTACGGTAAGATGGATGTTTTCCGGTTCGACCAGCTTGACATGCGCTTGGGTCTGGCTTATTTCATTTTGTATAGTAATGAGCTTTTCTTTAAGCGCTTCTTCTACGGGGATGGCTATGAATAATCGCATCTATGCTTTAAATGTGCCGATTAACCGACTGATTGACGGAATATTCTCTTCCTTTAATAATTTAGGCAACTCTTCTATGATCTTCATGGCATTGTCAGGAGAAATAATATTTGCAGTTCCGACCGCGACGGCAGAAGCGCCCACCGCCATGAATTCCATGACATCGCTTGCCTCCATAACTCCGCCGAGCCCGATAATCGGAGCTTTCACTTTCTTAGCGACTTCCCAGACCATGCGCAGGGCTATCGGCTTGACACACGGGCCGGAAAGGCCGCCGGTAATATTTCCGAGCAAAGGCTTCCCGGAACGCCAGTCAACAGCCATTCCGGTAATGGTATTAATCAATGAAATAATATCAGCGCCTCCCGAACAGGCGGCATCGGCAATCTCCGCGATATCGGTCACATTCGGGCTGAGTTTCACTATCAAAGGCAAACGGGTTGCTTTCCTGATTTTCTTAACAGCCGCGCTGACAAGAACGGGTGATTTAGCAATCATCGGACCGCATTTGGCAATATTGGGACAAGAGATATTTATTTCAAGAGCATCTATTCCATTTTTAGCAGACAACTTTTTAGCAATAACAGGCAGCTCTTCCGCATCACCACCGATACTGACAATCCGGATTGTTTTAAGCCGTGTGAATGACGGAAGATAATAACTGGTAAATTCATCCAATCCGGGATTTTCCAATCCGATAGAATTGAGGATTCCACCTGAAGTCTCATAAATACGGGGAGGGGGATTGCCTAATCTAGGGTTTAAAGTAATTGTCTTGGTAATAACGCCGCCTAAACGGTTGATATCAACGATATTTTTAAGTTCGGTCCCATACCCGAACGTTCCGGAAGCGGCAATAACCGGATTCTTAAGCTTTAAATGCCCCAATTTAACGGTTAAATCAGGAGCTTTCATATAATCAACTCGTCTTTTCGGCAACGTCAACCGCGGACTCAACCGGCGGCTTATCGGTAATTATACTCTCCTTTTCTTTCCTGAACAAGCTAATTATCATTAAAACCGCGCCTGCTGTAATATATACATCCGCTATATTAAAAGTAGGCCAATCAATAATATAATAATAATGGATAAAATCTCTTACGCCGTGGTGAAAAATGCGGTCATAAATATTTCCGATAGCTCCGCCTAAAATAAGGCCCAGCGCCGAGATAATCAGCCAGTCAAGCTTACCGGAAGGATTATTTTTTATCTCATTCCTTTGGGTCAATAGAAACACGGTTATAATCATTGGAATGGCCAGTAAAGGAATAATAACCAATAAAACCACACTGGTATCGCTAAAAAGCCCCCAGATAATTCCTGTATTAATCTGTGGATTCATTTCAAGCACGCCGGGAATCAGACTTGTTTTAGGATCGGGAGGGGTATAATTAAAAAGGCCTTTGGTGATTAAGTCAATTACGGCGGAAACAATCGCAATCAAGAGAAGTGGGACAAGTCGCTTAACCATTACTCATTGACTTCTTCTTTTTCCTTGCAGTCGATACACAAACGGCTAAAGGGAATAGCTTTTAAACGTTTTTCAGAAATCGGCTTGCTGCAACGTTCGCAAACGCCGAACGTCTGCTCCTCAATACGGTCCAAAGCGGCGTCTATTTCATGGATCTCTTCACCCTCGTTTTCCATTAAACCGAGCGTAAAATCCTGTTCAAAGGTATCGGTTCCGGCATCAGCCATATGTAGAGGCAGATCGGAAAGGTCTCCGCTGGCTTCACGGCGTGATTGTGACAGGGATTCGTTTTCCATCTGGGAAAGATTTCCGGTTAATCGAGATTTTAACCCGATCAGGATTGTCTTAAAAGAAGCAAGCTTTGATTTTGATAAACTAGTTCTTATTTTCTTGGGCTTAGGCAAGGCGGATAATACGGGTTTAGCTTTAACTGTCTTATGCTTTGTTTTGGCGGGTCGGGAATGTTTTTTATTCATTCTCTATTTTCCCTTTTTTGATTGCGTTTTAGAAACAGTTTCTTCTTTAACGGATTTCTTTTCCTCCACCTTCACAGAGCCGCCTGCGACTAAGTTTTTTATTTCATTTTCTCTCAAGATAGTTTCAAGGCGTGCAATATCTTTCCTGATATCATGGATGACATTGGGCTTGTTAATCTCTTCTGTAACCTTGCGGAATCTCAACCTAAAAAGCTCTTCTTTCAGGTTTTTTATATCCTTGTTTATTTCTTCAATGGTCTTTTTTCTGATTTCGTCTATTTTCATATTCTGTGGCTTCTTCTAATCATTTTTACTTTTATAGGCATCTTATGGGCAATATAATTTAACGCTTCTTTTGCGACCTCTTCGGTCAAACCGCCTACTTCGTAAAGAACGGTTCCGGGCTTAACAACCGCGGCATAGTATTCAGGCTCGCCTTTTCCGGTTCCCATCCTGGTTTCAGCCGGTTTCGCCGTGACTGATTTATGTGGAAAAACCCTCACCCACAAGCGGCCGCCTTTCCCGATATGGTGGGAAGCGGCAATCCTGCCCGCCTCAATGGTCCTTCCACCTAACCAGCACGTCTCAAGAGACATCAAACCATAATCTCCAAAGGCTAATTTATTACCGCGGGTGGCGTTGCCTTTCATAATTCCGCGCTGGGTTTTGCGATACTTTACCCTTTTAGGCATCAATTGCATATATTAAACCTTCTTTTCAGTTTTCTCAATAACCGGTTTCTTTTCCGGGAACACTTCACCTTTATATATCCAGACTTTCACGCCGATAGTACCTTTGGTGAGAATGGCAGTAGATATCGCATAATCAATATCCGCTCTTATCGTATTAAGCGGAATTTTACCCATACTTAAATCTTCGGTCCGGGCGATTTCCGCTCCACCCAACCTGCCGGCAACCTGGACCTTAACACCCTTAGCATTTGCCGCCATTACGGTTTCAGCCGCGCGGCGGATGGTACGCCTATAAGGAGCGCGTTTTTCCAGTTGTTCCACTATCGATTCGGCAATTAATTGTGAATTCAATTCGGGATTCGTTACTTCGATAATTTTAATATCCACCGGCCTTACTGATAATTTCGTCAAATCGGTTGTCAGCTTCTCAATCGTTGCGCCCTTGCGCCCGATAATTAATCCGGGACGGGCCGCATGTATTTGCACGATGGTTTTATCTTTATTCCGTTCAATATCAATACGTGATATCCCGACGAATCTATAATCACGCTTAATAAATTTCCTTATTTTCTCGTCTTCAACGACGTTCTTACCATATTCCTTTTTAGGCGCATACCAACGGGAACGCCAGGTTTCCGTAATCCCTAGCCTAAAACTGGTCGGATTAACTTTTTGACCCATTACTGTTTCTCCTCTTTTTCGGGCTTCGCAGCATCTGAAACCCCTTCAACCGGCTTTTCAACTGCCGGAGCAACCTGAGATTCTTTATTTTTAGTTTCTTTTATCTTCGTTTTCTTGGATTCTTTCTTTCCCTTCTTATGGGCTTTTTCAGCCAGCATAACGGTCACATGGCTGGTCCGTTTCTTTATCGGAACTCCCCTGCCTCTGGGAGACGTACGAAATCTTTTAAGTATCACACCCGGATTAACGATAACCCGTGAGACATAAAGACTATCCGTATCGATTTCCCTGTTAAGGCTGGCATTCGCAAAAGCGGAATTGACCAGTTTCAATATATAACGCGCCCCCCTTTTCGGGCAAAACCTTAATATGCTGGTCGCCTGATCAATCTCTTTTCCTTTAACCAGATTGGCCACCAGCCTTAGTTTACGGGGCGAAATCCTTAAATATGTTATTGATGCTTTCATAAATTTACTGTTTATTCAGCGCCTTCTTCTTCTGTTTTACGATGTCCGGGGTGCCCGCGGAAGAACCTGGTCGGGGCGAATTCGCCCAGTTTATGCCCGACCATATCTTCGGTCACGAACACCTTGACGAATTTATTCCCGGTATGAACCATAAAAGTATGTGACACAAAATCCGGGGTCACCATGCAATACCGCGCCCATGTCTTGATAGGCTCATAAGATTTATTATCCTTCTGCTTCATGACTTTTTTCATCAATTTCTCATCAATCGCAGGGCCTTTTTTAACCGAACGGCTCATATTTTTTTATCCTTTACTTAGTTCTATGGCGAACGATAAACACATTTGTGGGATTGCGGCGTCTGCGGGTTTTTCCGCCCTTCGCCAGCTTGCCCCAAGGCGAACAAGGGTGCCTGCCTCCACCGCTTCTTCCTTCTCCGCCGCCCATCGGATGAGATACGGGGTTTTGTGCGGTTCCGCGAACCGTAGGTTTTATCCCCATCCAACGGCGACGTCCGGCTTTTCCCCACCAGATATTATTCCATTCTATATTCCCAATCTGGCCTATAGTAGCACGGCATTCCAGATGGACATTGCGTATTTCACCGCTGGGCAACTGTAACTGCGCGTATTCGCCTTCTTTAGACATTAGCTGGGCAAAAGAGCCGGCGCTGCGCACCAACTGCCCGCCCCTGCCCCGTAAAATCTCGACATTATGAATAAGCATTCCCAAAGGAATATTCTTTAAAGGCATGCAATTACCGGTTTTCGGCTCGACCTTTTCCCCGGATAATAAAATCTCACCGACCTGCAGGTCTTTCGGAGCAAGGATATAATTCCTTTCCCCGTCTTTATAACACACTAATGCGATAAAACAAGTCCGGTTAGGATCGTATTCGATAGACTCAACCTTAGCCGGAATATTATCTTTTACGCGTTTAAAATCTATCAAACGGTATTTTATCTTGTTACCGCCGCCAATATGGCGACAGGTCACCTGACCCTGGTTATTCCGCCCGCCGGTCCTCTTTTTAGTAACCAGCAAAGAGGCTTCAGGATAATTTCTGGTAAGAAGCTCCTTATACTTTAAGACCGTCGCATTACGCCTTCCGGCGCTTGTTGGTTTATATTCTCTTAACGCCATATATCAATCTTTCCTGAATTTTATAATATATCTATCCGGCTGCCTTCTTTTAAGGTAACCACGGCTTTTTTCCATGTCTGCAGGTAAGCCTTTTTAAATTTGTAGCGCTTGGGCTTGCCTTTCATGACCATTGTCCGCACTTTATCCACTTTAACCGTAAAAGCCTTTTCTATCGCTTCCTTGATTTCGGGCTTATTGCTGTCCAGATTCACCGCGAATATATAAGCATTCTGCTTCTCTTTGCTCTTGGTGCTTTTTTCCGTCATCAAGGGCTTTATAATAACATCATAAGGCGTTTTTTTCATTCTATTACTCCGCGCTATATCTCTGCCTGTTCATAATTTCTTCCAGGGCATCTTTTGTCAAGACAAGATTCTTATGCCTCATAACCATATAAGCGTTGAAATCCTTAACGGACGACAACATTACCTTAGGGATATTCCTGGTGGAAAGATGCAATGCCCGGCTGGAATTTTTTATCCCGATTAAGCAACTTGATTTTATTCCCAGTGTCTTTAAGAGTTTTACCATTTCTTTTGTCTTGGGCTTTTCTATATTAAGCGAATCTATAACCATCGCTTCATTATCATTTAATTTGGAAAGTATGGCTGAATCCACGGCCCTTTGGAGCATTTTCTTGGGCATGCGGTAAGAAAAATCGCGCGGCTTCGGACCGAAGATAATGCCGCCATGGCGCCAAATCGGGGAACGAATCGTGCCAACTCTTGCCCGGCCGGTATGTTTCTGCCTCCAGGGCTTACGCGAACTGCCTTCGACTTCGGAACGTCCCTTGGTAGAAACCGTTCCCTGGCGCTGGCAGGCTTCGTACATAATCACGGCATCACGCAAAACCTTAAGGTGGACTTTGCCGCCCAGCTTGGCTTCGTCAACGTTGATTTTATCAACCTTGCTACCTTCCTTATTATAAAGAGTGACTTCTATCATAAATTATTTCTTCTTCTTGGATTCAATTTTCTTCTTGGATGCTACGACTTTAGGA encodes:
- a CDS encoding dihydroorotate dehydrogenase: MKAPDLTVKLGHLKLKNPVIAASGTFGYGTELKNIVDINRLGGVITKTITLNPRLGNPPPRIYETSGGILNSIGLENPGLDEFTSYYLPSFTRLKTIRIVSIGGDAEELPVIAKKLSAKNGIDALEINISCPNIAKCGPMIAKSPVLVSAAVKKIRKATRLPLIVKLSPNVTDIAEIADAACSGGADIISLINTITGMAVDWRSGKPLLGNITGGLSGPCVKPIALRMVWEVAKKVKAPIIGLGGVMEASDVMEFMAVGASAVAVGTANIISPDNAMKIIEELPKLLKEENIPSISRLIGTFKA
- the rplD gene encoding 50S ribosomal protein L4 codes for the protein MEVTLYNKEGSKVDKINVDEAKLGGKVHLKVLRDAVIMYEACQRQGTVSTKGRSEVEGSSRKPWRQKHTGRARVGTIRSPIWRHGGIIFGPKPRDFSYRMPKKMLQRAVDSAILSKLNDNEAMVIDSLNIEKPKTKEMVKLLKTLGIKSSCLIGIKNSSRALHLSTRNIPKVMLSSVKDFNAYMVMRHKNLVLTKDALEEIMNRQRYSAE
- the rplB gene encoding 50S ribosomal protein L2, which gives rise to MALREYKPTSAGRRNATVLKYKELLTRNYPEASLLVTKKRTGGRNNQGQVTCRHIGGGNKIKYRLIDFKRVKDNIPAKVESIEYDPNRTCFIALVCYKDGERNYILAPKDLQVGEILLSGEKVEPKTGNCMPLKNIPLGMLIHNVEILRGRGGQLVRSAGSFAQLMSKEGEYAQLQLPSGEIRNVHLECRATIGQIGNIEWNNIWWGKAGRRRWMGIKPTVRGTAQNPVSHPMGGGEGRSGGGRHPCSPWGKLAKGGKTRRRRNPTNVFIVRHRTK
- the thpR gene encoding RNA 2',3'-cyclic phosphodiesterase — protein: MRLFIAIPVEEALKEKLITIQNEISQTQAHVKLVEPENIHLTVRFLGEVSSEQSAVVSSIIKKVASGYKRFEMDLKGIGAFPSINNPRILWVGCHEAAGENKLVRIYQDIEKSLLENKFAPNDKPFSAHITLGRVKSPNNNEMLTRLLSKRAEFSAGKQFVKEIILFQSQLNTDGPGYSVVESASLL
- the lspA gene encoding signal peptidase II, producing MVKRLVPLLLIAIVSAVIDLITKGLFNYTPPDPKTSLIPGVLEMNPQINTGIIWGLFSDTSVVLLVIIPLLAIPMIITVFLLTQRNEIKNNPSGKLDWLIISALGLILGGAIGNIYDRIFHHGVRDFIHYYYIIDWPTFNIADVYITAGAVLMIISLFRKEKESIITDKPPVESAVDVAEKTS
- a CDS encoding thiolase family protein; protein product: MKDKVNGYGARYDGIVFLGAKRTPFGKFMGSLSNVGAIELAVIASRAAIAQSGLKPEQIESVVFGNVAASSGDAFFFPRHVGLYSGCPIATPCHLVQRICSTSFEAIAQAAEHIYMNKADFALAGGSENLTQVPVAAFGGRLGFPLGRPNFVDYLWEAFLDTSCDCPMGLTAENLAKKYKITKQESDEFAILSQQRAGIAIKNGFLNDEITPVTNCSLEAHNLKPRKIKLPRGMESLNTDEHPKPETTLDKICKLPPVYHKDGVQTAANSCGIVDGAAAVVLSSAKKAEALKLKPLGRLVASSASGVEPNIMGIGPVPSCRMALDVAGLKLSDIDLVEINEAFAAQYIAVEKELGLDRNKTNVDGGAIAYGHPYGATGARLTMTLLYKLRRLGKRYGMASACIGGGQGMSVIVEAFKD
- a CDS encoding TraR/DksA C4-type zinc finger protein; translated protein: MNKKHSRPAKTKHKTVKAKPVLSALPKPKKIRTSLSKSKLASFKTILIGLKSRLTGNLSQMENESLSQSRREASGDLSDLPLHMADAGTDTFEQDFTLGLMENEGEEIHEIDAALDRIEEQTFGVCERCSKPISEKRLKAIPFSRLCIDCKEKEEVNE
- the rpsS gene encoding 30S ribosomal protein S19; this translates as MSRSVKKGPAIDEKLMKKVMKQKDNKSYEPIKTWARYCMVTPDFVSHTFMVHTGNKFVKVFVTEDMVGHKLGEFAPTRFFRGHPGHRKTEEEGAE
- the rpmC gene encoding 50S ribosomal protein L29, producing MKIDEIRKKTIEEINKDIKNLKEELFRLRFRKVTEEINKPNVIHDIRKDIARLETILRENEIKNLVAGGSVKVEEKKSVKEETVSKTQSKKGK
- the rplP gene encoding 50S ribosomal protein L16 — its product is MQLMPKRVKYRKTQRGIMKGNATRGNKLAFGDYGLMSLETCWLGGRTIEAGRIAASHHIGKGGRLWVRVFPHKSVTAKPAETRMGTGKGEPEYYAAVVKPGTVLYEVGGLTEEVAKEALNYIAHKMPIKVKMIRRSHRI
- the rplW gene encoding 50S ribosomal protein L23, which produces MKKTPYDVIIKPLMTEKSTKSKEKQNAYIFAVNLDSNKPEIKEAIEKAFTVKVDKVRTMVMKGKPKRYKFKKAYLQTWKKAVVTLKEGSRIDIL
- the rpsC gene encoding 30S ribosomal protein S3, translated to MGQKVNPTSFRLGITETWRSRWYAPKKEYGKNVVEDEKIRKFIKRDYRFVGISRIDIERNKDKTIVQIHAARPGLIIGRKGATIEKLTTDLTKLSVRPVDIKIIEVTNPELNSQLIAESIVEQLEKRAPYRRTIRRAAETVMAANAKGVKVQVAGRLGGAEIARTEDLSMGKIPLNTIRADIDYAISTAILTKGTIGVKVWIYKGEVFPEKKPVIEKTEKKV
- the rplV gene encoding 50S ribosomal protein L22 produces the protein MKASITYLRISPRKLRLVANLVKGKEIDQATSILRFCPKRGARYILKLVNSAFANASLNREIDTDSLYVSRVIVNPGVILKRFRTSPRGRGVPIKKRTSHVTVMLAEKAHKKGKKESKKTKIKETKNKESQVAPAVEKPVEGVSDAAKPEKEEKQ
- a CDS encoding four helix bundle protein — protein: MGTVKQFEDLEVWKKAMDFVDLIYDLSDKIPFAKDYALKEQIRRAVISVPSNISEGFERGSNTEFIQFLFIAKGSAGEVRTQLHIAYRRKYIGKEEFESVLKKGAEISGMIKSLINYLSKTSIRGEKYRYR